From the genome of Hymenobacter cellulosilyticus, one region includes:
- a CDS encoding ferritin-like domain-containing protein, translated as MATITSETARAYNDLVEINKTAAKGYQEAAEGVSSPDLKSKFSELSQQRSQFVSQLTQQAQQIGINPQDGNTIEGVVADAAAAVHRGWINIKSAITGQDDSAILGECETGDATALAAYETALKSQEIPAQARTIIEQQHSEILSAKNWVTQQKGQR; from the coding sequence ATGGCAACTATCACCTCGGAAACCGCCCGCGCTTATAACGACCTCGTAGAAATCAACAAGACGGCCGCCAAAGGCTATCAGGAAGCCGCCGAAGGCGTCAGCAGCCCCGATCTGAAGTCGAAGTTCAGTGAGCTCAGCCAGCAGCGCTCCCAGTTCGTGTCGCAGCTGACCCAGCAGGCCCAGCAAATCGGCATCAACCCACAGGACGGCAACACCATTGAAGGCGTAGTGGCCGATGCCGCCGCCGCCGTACACCGTGGCTGGATCAACATTAAGTCGGCTATCACGGGCCAGGACGACTCAGCCATCCTGGGCGAGTGCGAAACCGGCGACGCTACGGCCCTGGCCGCCTACGAAACGGCGCTTAAGTCGCAGGAAATTCCTGCCCAGGCCCGCACTATTATCGAGCAGCAGCACAGCGAAATCCTGTCGGCCAAAAACTGGGTAACCCAGCAGAAAGGCCAGCGCTAG
- a CDS encoding AI-2E family transporter produces the protein MLHTVDNIQTVVQAYISGLLKVIVIVAVLNGIGLVALGVKFAIFFAIFASVLAVIPYIGIMIGATLPALITLVETGSPLQALGVIGVFVFVQFLEGNFITPMITGSQVSINPLAAILALILGNELWGTPGMILSIPIMAVIKVVLDASKVTEPWGFLLGDTAEGEDSTKPGNEKELTWWQRVMGRKAKEAS, from the coding sequence GTGCTGCACACCGTCGACAACATTCAGACCGTGGTGCAGGCCTACATTTCAGGCTTGCTCAAGGTTATTGTCATCGTGGCCGTGCTCAATGGCATTGGCTTGGTGGCGCTGGGTGTCAAATTTGCCATCTTCTTCGCCATTTTCGCCTCGGTGCTGGCCGTCATTCCCTACATCGGCATTATGATTGGGGCCACTCTGCCGGCGTTGATTACCCTGGTCGAAACCGGCTCCCCGTTGCAGGCCCTGGGCGTAATTGGCGTGTTCGTGTTCGTGCAGTTTCTGGAAGGCAACTTCATTACGCCCATGATTACCGGCTCCCAGGTGAGCATCAACCCGCTGGCTGCCATCCTGGCCCTGATCCTGGGCAACGAGCTGTGGGGCACGCCGGGCATGATTCTGAGCATCCCGATTATGGCCGTTATCAAAGTGGTGCTCGATGCCAGCAAAGTAACCGAGCCCTGGGGCTTCCTGCTCGGCGACACGGCCGAGGGCGAGGATTCCACCAAGCCCGGCAACGAGAAGGAGTTAACCTGGTGGCAGCGGGTAATGGGCCGCAAAGCCAAGGAAGCCAGCTAA